Proteins from a single region of Dyadobacter fanqingshengii:
- a CDS encoding hybrid sensor histidine kinase/response regulator transcription factor, producing the protein MKNYLFTFCCLFFFLTSYGQEVPYYFKNYNVSDGLSGNTTGDIIQDKKGFIWIASRNGLNRFDGGAFKIFRSRQGDPTSLGSNSVFSLHEDDQQKLWIGTHKGIYIYDPVSDQFKPFKLIRSGEVRVIRGDKAGGIWIISDNQLYRYDSKNGTVKLLPNADNTVSIHISAGGKVWVASSNGLIRCHDPATGKMAEYNLAGRVNEVFSNMRMQSVSDSTLLIGNMKRIKLFNFRSGKITDISEQTGQKEYIYIHTFFPNGQDEYWLGSESGLFILDLKKKKIDQIVKEKYNAYSITDNIINAIFKDREGGIWISTQFGGVNYYSSEFNHFQKYFQQPGNSISGNLVHEITKDQYGKLWIGTEDAGLNQLDTQTGKFRSFLPDGKKGSITYHNLHGLVADGDKLWIGTYEHGVDVMDLKTNKIVRHYSTSLPNSFGSNFVVTLYKTRGSDILVGTWSGLFKYNRDTDDFTPMEFFNSQVQSIHEDKEGTLWVASYGGGISYFNPKTNKKGRIQYVSGKNNGLPDNYINSLYQSRDGDFWFCTEHGLSRYNPVSQKFKNYRIEDGLPDNQVFRVLEDEVGNYWISTSRGLSMLDTETGKFTNYNQANGLPSEQFNYNSSFKNEDGTLFFGTVAGLISFKPKTFVKNAYMPPVYITGIQSDNQELAIGNKDSPLAESPIYAKAITLPYDRSNLTFDVAALSYVIPQMNRYMYQMEGLDHQWLNVGSNRKIYFSKLPPGNYVLRIKGSNNDLLWNSRETRLNIEILPPWWATIWAYLFYAAFAATIVMTLLRYYHLAVTEKNKREIETIQIGREREIYNAKIDFFTNVAHEIRTPLTLIKMPLDKLLANESAGAETFENLTMINKNTNRLIDLTNQLLDFRKAEANNFSLNFTKTDINELLSDVFATFRPAAEQKNLTYNIELPRITLHAFVDVEACKKIISNLINNAIKYADSSVRLRLSPFSSDDLLFHIEFTNDGVIIGDDEKEKIFEPFYRVEASQKQEGTGIGLPLARSLAELHKGSLELKHRDAQTNTFLLSLPIHQDYEMDLKGASEEAPTDFGLTSEPNEAADPTRPVILIVEDNVEILGYLSRELSASYHVMRALDGQQAVEILQHENVHLVISDIMMPVMDGIELCKRIKNDVQFSHIPIILLTAKSSINAKIEGLEVGADAYIEKPFSLDHLAAQITNLINNRNIIKEYFARSPLTHIRGIAFSTADKQFLEQLNTIISKRIADSNLDVDLLSSMMNMSRPTLYRKIKGISDMTPNELINLSRLKRAAELLAENKYKINEVADMVGYSIPTNFSRDFQKQFGVSPSAYISKLQSEV; encoded by the coding sequence GTGAAAAATTACCTTTTTACGTTCTGCTGCCTGTTTTTTTTTCTGACCAGTTATGGCCAGGAGGTTCCGTATTATTTCAAAAATTATAATGTTTCCGACGGCTTGTCGGGTAACACAACCGGTGACATTATCCAGGATAAAAAAGGCTTCATCTGGATCGCCAGCCGCAACGGGCTTAACCGTTTTGACGGCGGTGCGTTTAAGATTTTCAGGAGCAGACAGGGTGATCCCACAAGCCTGGGCAGCAACTCGGTTTTCTCACTGCACGAGGATGATCAGCAGAAGTTGTGGATCGGCACGCATAAGGGCATCTACATTTATGATCCTGTTTCAGATCAATTCAAACCCTTCAAGCTGATCCGTTCCGGCGAAGTTCGCGTTATCCGGGGGGATAAGGCAGGGGGCATCTGGATCATATCTGACAATCAGCTGTACAGGTATGATTCAAAAAACGGTACGGTCAAATTGCTTCCCAATGCTGATAATACGGTTTCTATCCACATTTCAGCCGGCGGGAAAGTGTGGGTTGCCAGCAGCAACGGCCTTATCCGTTGCCACGATCCTGCGACAGGCAAAATGGCTGAGTACAACCTGGCTGGCCGCGTTAATGAGGTTTTTTCCAATATGCGGATGCAATCGGTTTCGGATTCTACGCTCCTGATCGGGAACATGAAGCGGATCAAGCTGTTTAACTTTCGATCCGGCAAAATCACAGATATTTCCGAACAAACGGGCCAGAAGGAATACATTTATATTCATACATTTTTCCCAAATGGCCAGGATGAATACTGGCTTGGTTCCGAATCCGGCTTGTTTATTCTTGACCTGAAAAAGAAGAAAATCGATCAGATCGTTAAAGAAAAATACAATGCGTATTCGATCACTGATAACATTATCAATGCGATTTTCAAGGATAGGGAAGGGGGGATCTGGATCAGCACGCAGTTTGGCGGGGTCAATTACTATTCATCAGAATTCAATCATTTTCAAAAATATTTCCAGCAGCCGGGCAACAGCATCAGCGGAAATCTGGTCCATGAAATTACCAAAGACCAGTACGGAAAGCTCTGGATAGGCACCGAAGACGCCGGACTCAACCAGCTCGACACACAAACCGGGAAATTCAGGTCATTTCTGCCCGATGGTAAAAAAGGCAGCATTACTTACCACAACCTGCACGGCCTTGTAGCAGACGGCGACAAGCTCTGGATCGGCACGTACGAACACGGGGTGGACGTAATGGATTTGAAAACAAACAAGATCGTGCGGCATTACAGCACCAGTTTACCGAATTCGTTTGGCAGTAATTTCGTCGTCACTCTGTACAAAACCCGCGGATCGGACATTCTGGTCGGGACGTGGTCCGGCTTGTTCAAGTACAACCGGGACACGGATGATTTTACGCCGATGGAATTTTTCAATTCGCAGGTCCAGAGCATTCATGAGGATAAGGAGGGGACCCTTTGGGTAGCGAGTTACGGAGGTGGCATTTCTTATTTTAACCCAAAAACCAATAAGAAAGGCCGGATACAATACGTGTCGGGCAAAAACAATGGCTTGCCGGATAACTACATTAACAGCCTTTACCAGAGTAGGGATGGCGATTTCTGGTTTTGCACAGAGCATGGTTTGTCCAGATATAATCCTGTTTCGCAAAAATTCAAAAACTACCGCATTGAGGATGGCCTGCCCGATAATCAGGTTTTTCGGGTTTTGGAAGATGAAGTTGGAAACTATTGGATTTCGACGTCGCGGGGCTTGTCTATGCTGGATACTGAAACGGGGAAGTTCACCAATTATAACCAAGCTAACGGGCTGCCCAGCGAACAATTCAATTATAATTCATCGTTTAAGAATGAGGACGGCACATTGTTTTTTGGCACGGTAGCGGGCTTGATCAGCTTTAAACCAAAAACTTTTGTCAAGAATGCCTATATGCCGCCCGTTTACATTACGGGCATCCAGTCCGACAACCAGGAATTAGCCATTGGTAACAAAGATTCACCCCTGGCCGAGTCGCCAATATATGCCAAAGCGATCACGCTGCCTTACGACCGTTCCAATCTGACATTTGATGTAGCTGCGCTCAGCTACGTTATTCCACAGATGAACCGTTATATGTATCAAATGGAAGGGCTTGATCATCAGTGGCTTAATGTGGGTAGCAATAGAAAAATCTATTTTTCAAAACTCCCGCCGGGCAATTATGTGTTGAGGATAAAGGGGTCGAATAATGATCTGCTCTGGAACAGCCGCGAGACGAGGCTCAACATTGAGATCCTGCCTCCGTGGTGGGCGACGATCTGGGCCTATTTGTTTTACGCGGCATTTGCAGCAACCATTGTAATGACCCTTTTGCGCTATTACCATCTGGCCGTAACGGAGAAGAATAAACGCGAGATCGAAACCATTCAGATTGGCCGGGAACGGGAAATTTATAATGCCAAGATTGACTTTTTTACCAATGTCGCCCACGAAATCAGAACGCCGCTGACGCTCATCAAAATGCCGCTGGACAAGCTGCTGGCCAATGAAAGCGCCGGTGCAGAAACATTTGAGAACCTGACCATGATCAATAAAAATACGAACCGCCTCATCGACCTGACCAACCAGCTGCTTGATTTCAGGAAAGCCGAGGCGAATAATTTTAGCCTGAATTTTACAAAAACAGACATTAACGAGTTGCTAAGCGATGTGTTTGCTACTTTCAGACCGGCAGCCGAACAGAAGAATTTAACCTACAACATTGAGCTTCCCCGCATTACGCTGCATGCTTTTGTAGATGTTGAAGCTTGCAAAAAGATCATTAGTAACCTGATTAACAACGCAATTAAATATGCCGATAGTTCAGTCAGATTAAGGCTTTCACCTTTCAGCAGCGACGATCTGCTCTTTCATATTGAATTTACAAATGATGGCGTGATCATTGGCGATGACGAAAAAGAGAAGATCTTTGAGCCTTTTTACCGTGTCGAAGCCAGCCAGAAACAGGAAGGGACCGGCATTGGCCTTCCCCTGGCGCGTTCGCTCGCTGAATTGCATAAAGGAAGTCTCGAACTGAAACACCGGGATGCGCAGACCAACACATTTCTGCTCTCGCTGCCCATTCACCAGGACTATGAAATGGATCTGAAAGGTGCCAGCGAGGAAGCTCCCACTGATTTCGGGCTCACCAGCGAACCCAATGAGGCAGCAGATCCAACCCGACCTGTTATCCTGATCGTGGAAGATAATGTAGAAATCCTCGGCTACCTGAGCCGCGAGCTGAGCGCTTCCTACCACGTAATGCGGGCCCTGGACGGCCAGCAGGCCGTAGAGATTTTGCAGCACGAAAACGTCCACTTAGTAATCAGCGACATTATGATGCCTGTTATGGATGGCATTGAGTTGTGTAAAAGGATTAAAAACGACGTGCAGTTCAGCCACATTCCGATTATTCTATTGACGGCCAAAAGCTCGATCAATGCTAAAATCGAAGGGCTTGAAGTAGGAGCGGACGCTTACATTGAAAAGCCGTTTTCACTGGATCATCTGGCTGCGCAGATCACCAATCTGATCAATAACCGCAACATTATCAAGGAATATTTCGCGCGTTCCCCGCTCACGCACATCCGTGGCATTGCGTTCTCTACGGCGGATAAGCAATTTTTGGAACAGCTTAACACCATAATCAGCAAACGGATCGCAGACAGCAATCTCGACGTGGACCTGCTTTCATCCATGATGAACATGAGCCGTCCCACATTATACCGCAAGATCAAAGGCATTTCGGACATGACGCCGAATGAACTGATCAACTTGTCGCGTCTGAAAAGAGCCGCTGAGTTGCTTGCCGAAAACAAATACAAGATCAACGAAGTGGCCGATATGGTTGGTTATAGTATTCCTACCAATTTTTCCAGGGATTTTCAAAAGCAGTTTGGGGTAAGCCCGTCCGCCTATATCAGCAAACTACAGAGCGAGGTGTAA
- a CDS encoding family 43 glycosylhydrolase: MKKLSISLLLLLLVCSAHAQQAVIRGDFADPSVIQVGNTYYAAGTSSNWAPGFPVMKSNDLKTWKQTGSIFPDLTEWADYYYWAPELNYENGKVYVYYTAHKKGGNLCVGVASADTPEGPFKDHGPLVCQEAGSIDGFPIRDENNKLHLIWKEDGNSVGKPTPIWIQEINEEKTALVGEKKELFRNDTPWEANLVEGVSVIKNNGYFYAIYAAAGCCGPGCTYATGIARAKSLTGPWEKFEGNPILTGQGDWMCPGHGTAVKYQGKNYFMYHAYDKSSNKYTGRQALVRGFEFTPDNWLRFTDEFLAPAESPKTYTATDDFDKDKLDLQWCWSVFNKPAFELKNGRIGMQIKDDRELFIARRIEGPNYEATVETIPAKSAMTGVALVGDEKNLIYAVAKQDSIAVTLVKDGARSILGKFPVVTKGKNLFIKMQVKNNTDISFHYSINGADFTPINIAKPDITFLPPWDRAVRAGIITKGTEGEVGVVEKFVFKNQ, encoded by the coding sequence ATGAAAAAATTGAGTATCAGTCTGTTGCTTCTATTACTTGTATGCAGCGCGCATGCGCAGCAGGCCGTGATCCGTGGCGATTTTGCTGACCCTTCTGTCATTCAGGTTGGCAATACATATTATGCCGCCGGAACCAGTTCAAACTGGGCGCCCGGTTTTCCGGTAATGAAATCCAATGACCTCAAAACCTGGAAGCAAACAGGATCCATTTTCCCTGACCTTACGGAATGGGCGGATTATTACTATTGGGCTCCTGAGCTGAATTATGAAAATGGTAAGGTTTATGTCTATTATACTGCACACAAAAAAGGCGGTAACCTTTGCGTAGGAGTAGCCAGTGCCGATACGCCCGAAGGACCGTTTAAAGATCACGGCCCGCTGGTTTGCCAGGAAGCAGGCTCGATCGACGGTTTCCCGATCCGGGATGAAAATAACAAACTGCACCTGATCTGGAAAGAAGACGGTAACAGTGTAGGCAAACCAACGCCCATCTGGATCCAGGAAATCAACGAAGAGAAGACCGCGCTTGTGGGTGAGAAAAAGGAGCTTTTTAGAAACGACACACCCTGGGAGGCGAACCTTGTGGAAGGTGTTTCGGTGATTAAAAACAATGGATATTTCTATGCGATCTACGCCGCGGCTGGTTGCTGCGGACCCGGTTGCACATACGCAACCGGCATTGCACGCGCCAAAAGCTTGACAGGGCCTTGGGAGAAATTCGAGGGTAACCCTATCCTGACCGGACAGGGCGACTGGATGTGCCCGGGCCACGGAACAGCTGTTAAGTATCAGGGGAAAAATTATTTCATGTATCACGCTTACGACAAGTCTTCAAACAAATATACCGGCCGTCAGGCCCTGGTTCGCGGTTTTGAATTCACTCCCGACAACTGGCTTCGTTTTACAGACGAATTCCTGGCACCGGCCGAAAGTCCCAAAACATACACGGCAACCGACGACTTCGATAAAGATAAACTGGATCTGCAATGGTGCTGGTCTGTTTTCAATAAACCGGCATTCGAGTTGAAAAACGGCCGCATCGGGATGCAGATCAAGGATGATCGGGAATTGTTCATCGCCAGAAGAATTGAAGGCCCGAATTATGAAGCGACGGTGGAAACCATTCCTGCAAAAAGCGCTATGACCGGCGTCGCATTAGTCGGTGATGAGAAAAACCTGATCTATGCAGTTGCAAAACAAGATAGCATTGCCGTCACGCTTGTCAAAGACGGCGCCAGAAGCATTCTTGGGAAATTTCCCGTGGTAACGAAGGGTAAAAATCTGTTTATAAAAATGCAGGTAAAGAACAACACAGATATCAGTTTCCATTACAGCATCAATGGCGCCGATTTTACCCCCATAAACATCGCAAAACCTGATATTACATTCCTGCCTCCCTGGGACCGGGCTGTGCGCGCGGGCATTATCACAAAAGGCACTGAGGGCGAAGTAGGTGTTGTGGAGAAATTTGTATTTAAGAACCAGTGA
- a CDS encoding exo-beta-N-acetylmuramidase NamZ family protein produces MMRLILMLFIAIFATSNIECYAQSASSNQGASNNPGIITGADQTEKYLPLLKGKRIGVVANQSSIIGKKSIVDSLVNLGIKIVKVFGPEHGFRGNASNGAVVSNEIDAKTGIPIISLYGKNQKPSKEQLADIDLMVFDIQDVGCRYYTNINTLEYVMEACAENNKELLILDRPNPNGYVVDGPVMTDDKFKSAIGIHYTPMTHGMTIGEFAQYLNGEGYLKEQCKINIIKVANYDHDMPYVLPINPSPNLNTQQAVMLFPSLCMFEGTAINEGRGTFMPFTILGAPALKGKYAFSYKPVSIPGMSEKPNHKDSVCYGLDLRSYEINKLRKSRQINLSWLIELYNAYPDKAHFFTPGRANQDISAFDLRIGTDQLRKQIIAGVSEADIRKSWEPGLQNFKNIRMKYLLYP; encoded by the coding sequence GACCAAACTGAAAAATATCTGCCTCTTCTAAAAGGTAAACGGATTGGCGTGGTTGCAAATCAGAGTTCTATCATTGGTAAAAAAAGCATTGTAGATAGTTTGGTGAACCTTGGTATTAAAATCGTGAAAGTGTTCGGACCTGAGCATGGTTTCAGGGGCAATGCCAGTAATGGAGCTGTGGTGAGTAATGAAATAGATGCTAAAACGGGCATTCCGATCATTTCTTTATACGGCAAAAACCAGAAACCAAGTAAAGAACAACTGGCGGATATTGACCTGATGGTCTTCGATATTCAGGATGTGGGATGCCGTTATTATACGAATATTAATACACTTGAATATGTGATGGAAGCCTGTGCAGAGAACAACAAAGAACTGCTTATTCTTGACAGGCCCAATCCCAACGGCTATGTAGTAGACGGGCCGGTCATGACCGATGACAAGTTCAAATCTGCCATAGGAATTCATTATACGCCCATGACGCACGGCATGACGATCGGCGAGTTTGCACAATATCTGAACGGGGAAGGATATTTAAAAGAACAGTGCAAAATCAACATTATAAAGGTTGCGAACTATGATCATGACATGCCTTATGTGCTGCCGATAAATCCCTCACCGAACCTGAATACACAGCAGGCGGTAATGCTTTTTCCGAGCTTATGTATGTTCGAAGGAACTGCTATCAATGAAGGCCGCGGAACTTTTATGCCATTCACGATTCTGGGAGCACCCGCATTGAAAGGCAAGTATGCATTTTCATACAAACCGGTAAGCATTCCCGGCATGAGTGAAAAACCAAATCACAAAGACTCTGTTTGTTACGGCCTCGACCTTCGCAGTTATGAAATTAACAAGCTACGGAAAAGCCGTCAGATTAATTTATCGTGGTTAATTGAGTTATACAACGCCTACCCGGACAAAGCTCATTTCTTCACGCCCGGAAGGGCAAACCAGGATATATCTGCGTTCGATCTGCGCATCGGGACCGATCAGTTAAGGAAACAGATCATTGCGGGCGTATCGGAAGCAGACATCAGAAAGAGCTGGGAACCCGGATTACAAAATTTTAAGAATATACGGATGAAGTATCTCTTGTATCCGTAA